In Petrotoga sp. 9PW.55.5.1, a genomic segment contains:
- the rpsH gene encoding 30S ribosomal protein S8 — protein sequence MWSDPIADMLTRIRNANSVFKESVEVPASNLKKDILEILKKEGFINDYKYIDDGKQGILKINLKYKGTRRDRKQVMEGIIRVSKSGRRVYVNTKNIPKVKGGLGIAIISTSMGVMTDKEAREKKVGGEVICYVW from the coding sequence ATGTGGAGCGATCCAATAGCAGATATGTTAACACGAATAAGGAACGCTAATTCGGTTTTCAAGGAAAGTGTTGAAGTACCTGCTTCCAACTTAAAAAAGGATATCCTTGAAATATTGAAAAAAGAAGGATTTATTAATGATTATAAATATATTGATGATGGCAAGCAAGGAATACTAAAAATTAATTTAAAATACAAAGGAACAAGAAGAGATAGAAAACAAGTTATGGAAGGAATAATAAGGGTTTCTAAAAGCGGAAGAAGGGTATATGTAAATACAAAGAATATACCGAAAGTAAAAGGCGGATTAGGAATAGCTATAATTTCTACCTCTATGGGTGTAATGACTGATAAAGAAGCTAGAGAGAAAAAAGTTGGTGGAGAAGTAATATGTTATGTATGGTGA
- a CDS encoding type Z 30S ribosomal protein S14: MAKKALIEKSKRTPKYKTRAYSRCKVCGRPRSVYKEFGLCRICFREKALEGKLPGVKKASW, translated from the coding sequence ATGGCGAAAAAAGCTCTAATAGAAAAATCTAAAAGAACTCCAAAATACAAAACGCGAGCTTACTCCAGATGTAAGGTTTGTGGTAGGCCTAGAAGTGTATATAAAGAATTTGGACTATGTAGAATATGTTTCAGAGAAAAGGCTCTAGAAGGTAAACTTCCTGGAGTAAAGAAGGCTAGCTGGTAA
- the rplE gene encoding 50S ribosomal protein L5 has protein sequence MENVQYIPLKDKYKEVVIPSMMKEFNYKNELQVPKIVKIVVNMGIGEGTRNKAVVEKHAQELTKIVGQKALITRAKRSVANFKVREGMPIGVKVTLRGWKMYNFLYKLTNIVLPKLRDFRGLSANAFDGRGNYTFGIPEQLIFPEIRPDDINRVQGMDITIVTTAKTDEEARKLLEYFGFPLQKL, from the coding sequence ATGGAAAATGTTCAATATATACCTCTTAAGGATAAATACAAAGAAGTTGTAATTCCTTCAATGATGAAAGAATTCAACTACAAAAATGAACTTCAAGTCCCAAAAATCGTAAAAATAGTTGTTAATATGGGAATAGGAGAAGGCACTAGGAATAAAGCAGTAGTAGAAAAACATGCTCAAGAGCTTACAAAAATAGTAGGACAAAAGGCTTTGATTACAAGAGCAAAAAGAAGTGTTGCCAACTTTAAAGTTAGAGAAGGCATGCCTATTGGTGTTAAAGTAACCTTAAGAGGCTGGAAAATGTATAACTTTTTGTATAAGTTAACTAATATTGTTTTACCAAAATTGAGAGATTTTAGAGGTCTATCAGCAAATGCCTTTGATGGTAGAGGAAATTATACATTCGGAATTCCCGAACAACTTATTTTCCCCGAAATTAGACCTGATGACATAAACCGAGTCCAAGGAATGGATATAACAATAGTAACTACAGCAAAAACTGATGAAGAAGCAAGAAAATTGTTGGAATACTTTGGTTTTCCACTACAAAAATTATAA
- the rplX gene encoding 50S ribosomal protein L24 yields the protein MNKIKKDDTVEVISGKDKGKKSKVLRVILKENKVVVDNINVVKKHQKPTQQMREGGIIEQPKPIDISNVMLICPNCDQKARVGFKFLEDGSKARYCKKCGEVVDRS from the coding sequence ATGAATAAAATAAAAAAAGATGATACGGTGGAAGTAATCTCTGGAAAAGACAAAGGGAAAAAAAGTAAAGTTTTAAGAGTAATCCTAAAAGAAAATAAAGTAGTAGTTGATAATATTAATGTTGTAAAAAAACATCAAAAACCAACACAGCAGATGAGAGAGGGAGGAATAATTGAGCAACCCAAACCAATAGATATTTCTAACGTAATGTTGATTTGCCCAAACTGTGATCAAAAAGCAAGGGTTGGTTTTAAATTTTTAGAAGACGGGAGCAAGGCAAGATATTGCAAAAAATGTGGAGAAGTAGTAGATAGATCTTAA
- the rplN gene encoding 50S ribosomal protein L14: protein MVQLESKVRVADNSGAKTLRVIKVLGGFHNSKGTIGDTIICSVREAIPHTDIKKGQIVQAIIVRTRKEVKRKDGSYIRFDDNAAVLIDKNKLPIGTRVFGPVAREIREKGYSKIASLAKEVW from the coding sequence ATGGTACAACTAGAGAGTAAAGTAAGAGTTGCCGATAACTCCGGAGCAAAAACCTTAAGAGTTATAAAGGTACTTGGAGGGTTTCATAACTCAAAAGGAACTATCGGAGATACTATAATATGTTCTGTAAGAGAGGCCATACCTCACACCGATATAAAGAAAGGGCAAATCGTTCAAGCAATCATTGTAAGAACTAGGAAAGAGGTAAAAAGGAAAGATGGAAGCTACATAAGATTCGATGATAATGCTGCTGTATTAATAGACAAGAACAAATTGCCAATTGGAACAAGGGTTTTTGGCCCCGTAGCTAGAGAAATAAGAGAAAAAGGATACTCCAAAATAGCATCTTTAGCTAAAGAAGTGTGGTGA
- the rpsQ gene encoding 30S ribosomal protein S17 translates to MSKKTIIGRVVSDKMDKTITVETDRMTKDPKYHKFVKKTRRYHAHDENNECRIGDVVEIEESRKLSKTKAFVLKRIIKKNILSEEDETPESVEEEIEQAFGGEVDGTTRE, encoded by the coding sequence ATGTCTAAAAAGACAATAATAGGAAGAGTCGTCAGTGATAAGATGGACAAAACTATAACCGTTGAAACAGACAGAATGACAAAAGATCCGAAATACCATAAATTTGTTAAAAAGACAAGACGTTACCACGCTCATGACGAAAATAACGAATGCCGTATCGGAGATGTTGTAGAAATAGAAGAATCAAGAAAACTATCAAAAACGAAGGCGTTTGTTTTGAAAAGAATAATAAAGAAAAATATTTTATCGGAAGAAGATGAAACACCTGAATCAGTTGAAGAAGAAATAGAACAAGCTTTTGGAGGTGAGGTCGATGGTACAACTAGAGAGTAA
- the rpmC gene encoding 50S ribosomal protein L29, which produces MRISEMRELTDEELNRELENLKERLFQLRFQLELGQLKNSSSIKMVKKDIARIKTILKERELGIRR; this is translated from the coding sequence ATGAGAATATCAGAAATGAGAGAATTAACAGATGAAGAACTCAATAGAGAATTAGAGAATTTAAAAGAAAGATTATTCCAATTAAGGTTTCAACTTGAACTTGGACAATTAAAAAACTCATCTAGCATAAAAATGGTAAAAAAAGACATAGCTCGTATCAAAACTATCCTCAAAGAAAGGGAACTCGGAATAAGGAGGTAA
- the rplP gene encoding 50S ribosomal protein L16 gives MLMPKRVKYRKQQRGTVKGMTKGGSLVHFGDWGLKAMESSWISAQQIEACRLTMVRTLKRTGKIWINIFPDKPVTSKGIGTRQGKGKGDVEGWVAVVKKGRVMFEISGVDEATAKRALEYAASKLPIRTKIVQRYDIGGEL, from the coding sequence ATGTTGATGCCCAAAAGAGTAAAATATAGAAAACAACAAAGAGGAACTGTAAAAGGAATGACTAAGGGCGGCAGCTTGGTCCATTTCGGTGACTGGGGATTGAAAGCCATGGAAAGTTCATGGATAAGCGCTCAACAAATCGAAGCTTGCAGATTAACTATGGTTAGAACGCTTAAAAGAACCGGTAAGATATGGATCAATATATTCCCTGACAAACCGGTGACATCAAAAGGTATCGGTACTAGGCAAGGTAAAGGAAAAGGTGATGTCGAAGGATGGGTTGCAGTAGTAAAAAAAGGAAGAGTTATGTTTGAAATAAGTGGTGTTGATGAAGCAACTGCAAAAAGGGCATTAGAGTACGCTGCCTCCAAGTTACCGATAAGAACTAAAATAGTTCAAAGATACGATATAGGAGGGGAACTCTGA
- the rpsC gene encoding 30S ribosomal protein S3 — translation MGSKVHPYGFRLGNNKNWKSVWFNERSYYEYLHEDEKIRDHIKSKYGASGISEILIERPSDSMVRIDIYAARLGILIGRKGSEIRNIRNELAEIVGDKSVKVYVQEVKNPYVDAQLIAEDISGQLQRRVSHKVAMKRAINNAMRRGAKGIKIMVSGRLGGAEIARTEWYMEGRLPLQTLRSNIDYSMIHSQTKYGTIGIKVWVYHGDTPIQ, via the coding sequence GTGGGGTCAAAAGTACATCCATATGGTTTCAGATTAGGAAACAACAAGAATTGGAAATCGGTATGGTTCAATGAGAGAAGTTACTATGAATACCTTCATGAAGATGAAAAAATCAGAGATCACATTAAATCAAAATACGGTGCATCAGGAATCTCCGAAATTCTAATAGAAAGACCAAGCGATTCTATGGTTAGAATTGATATTTATGCTGCTAGATTAGGGATCTTGATAGGCAGGAAAGGATCAGAAATAAGAAATATAAGAAACGAATTGGCCGAAATTGTCGGAGATAAAAGCGTTAAAGTATACGTTCAAGAGGTAAAAAATCCATATGTCGATGCTCAGCTAATAGCAGAAGATATCTCTGGTCAGCTACAAAGAAGAGTATCTCATAAGGTGGCAATGAAAAGAGCTATAAACAACGCTATGAGAAGAGGAGCAAAAGGTATAAAAATAATGGTTTCTGGAAGATTAGGCGGAGCAGAAATTGCAAGAACAGAATGGTATATGGAGGGAAGATTACCCTTACAAACATTAAGATCAAACATAGATTATTCTATGATACACTCTCAAACTAAATATGGAACTATTGGAATAAAAGTTTGGGTGTATCATGGCGATACTCCAATACAATAA
- the rplV gene encoding 50S ribosomal protein L22: protein MASNSKVSRVQEDGRKVKRSVYHRMRKEKEAAEPKVEARAVTKYVRISPKKMRSMANAIRNKDISEALQILTFSPKKSARILYKTLMSAIANAENNFGLNPEKLYVSEVMINEGPRLKRLWPRSHGRADILQKRMSHVYITVRDKSADK from the coding sequence ATGGCTTCTAATAGTAAAGTTTCTAGAGTTCAAGAGGACGGTAGAAAAGTCAAAAGATCAGTTTATCATAGAATGAGAAAAGAAAAAGAAGCTGCCGAACCAAAAGTTGAAGCTAGAGCAGTAACAAAATATGTTAGAATATCTCCTAAGAAAATGAGATCTATGGCTAACGCCATAAGAAATAAAGATATAAGTGAAGCTCTTCAAATTTTAACTTTTAGCCCTAAAAAATCAGCAAGAATATTGTATAAAACCCTGATGTCTGCAATAGCTAACGCAGAAAATAATTTTGGTTTAAACCCAGAAAAATTATATGTTTCAGAAGTAATGATAAACGAAGGTCCAAGACTGAAAAGGTTGTGGCCCAGATCTCATGGAAGAGCAGATATATTACAAAAAAGAATGAGTCATGTTTATATAACCGTTAGGGATAAAAGTGCTGACAAATAA
- the rpsS gene encoding 30S ribosomal protein S19, with protein MGRSLKKGPYVHPSLIKKIREMNEKGEKKVIKTWSRASMILPEMVGHTIAVHNGMKHIPVYITEQMIGHRLGEFSPTRRFGGHPDKKATKGKLERQG; from the coding sequence ATGGGAAGATCATTAAAAAAGGGACCTTATGTTCATCCAAGCCTTATCAAAAAAATTAGAGAAATGAATGAAAAAGGTGAAAAGAAAGTAATCAAAACTTGGTCAAGGGCATCCATGATTCTTCCAGAAATGGTTGGACATACAATAGCTGTTCATAATGGGATGAAACATATACCTGTTTATATAACAGAACAAATGATAGGCCACAGATTAGGAGAATTTTCTCCAACAAGAAGATTTGGAGGACATCCAGACAAAAAAGCCACTAAAGGTAAGTTAGAAAGGCAAGGTTGA
- the rplB gene encoding 50S ribosomal protein L2 has product MAIKQYKPVTKSRRYMITSDFSDLSKVKPEKSLLTPLKKTAGRNHYGRVTMRHRGGGHKRKYRIIDFKRNKYNIPAKVVSIEYDPNRSARIALLVYADGEKRYILSPKGLKVGDTVMSGNTADIRPGNALALENIPLGTFVHNIEFEPGRGGKIAKSAGTYAQLMAKEGKYALLKMPSGELRRVRLTCMATIGAVGNEDHSNEVIGKAGKTRWLGRRPKVRGMVQNPVDHPMGGGEGKSKGHIPKSPWGTPAKGYKTRRGKKKSDKFIVRRRTK; this is encoded by the coding sequence ATGGCGATAAAACAATATAAACCTGTAACTAAATCAAGAAGATACATGATAACCTCTGATTTTTCTGATTTATCAAAGGTAAAACCAGAAAAAAGTTTACTAACACCTTTGAAAAAAACAGCTGGAAGGAATCATTACGGTAGAGTTACCATGAGACACCGTGGTGGTGGGCACAAAAGAAAATACAGAATAATAGACTTTAAGAGAAATAAATATAATATTCCAGCCAAAGTTGTTTCTATTGAATACGACCCAAACAGAAGTGCAAGAATTGCTTTACTGGTATATGCTGATGGAGAAAAAAGATATATTTTATCCCCAAAGGGGTTAAAAGTTGGAGATACTGTTATGAGTGGAAATACCGCAGACATAAGACCGGGTAATGCATTGGCTTTAGAAAATATTCCTTTGGGTACCTTCGTTCATAATATAGAGTTTGAACCAGGAAGAGGAGGAAAAATTGCTAAATCCGCTGGAACTTATGCTCAATTAATGGCAAAAGAAGGGAAATATGCTCTTTTAAAAATGCCTTCTGGAGAATTAAGAAGGGTACGCTTAACTTGTATGGCTACTATTGGAGCCGTAGGTAACGAGGATCACTCCAACGAAGTAATTGGTAAAGCTGGAAAAACTAGATGGTTAGGAAGAAGGCCAAAGGTGAGAGGTATGGTTCAAAACCCAGTCGATCATCCGATGGGTGGTGGAGAAGGTAAAAGTAAAGGTCATATTCCTAAATCTCCATGGGGCACACCAGCCAAAGGTTACAAAACTAGAAGAGGCAAGAAAAAATCCGATAAATTTATTGTAAGAAGAAGAACGAAATAG
- the rplW gene encoding 50S ribosomal protein L23, with amino-acid sequence MQRAYEIIIKPILTEKSYGLMQERKYTFEVTKDATKPEIREAIEMIFKVKVEKVYVMNMKPKPKRLGRSEGYSRSWKKAIVKVGEGYVIRELQGSL; translated from the coding sequence ATGCAAAGAGCTTACGAAATAATAATAAAGCCGATCCTAACTGAAAAGTCTTATGGATTGATGCAAGAGAGAAAATATACCTTTGAGGTAACAAAAGATGCCACAAAACCAGAAATTAGAGAAGCTATTGAAATGATATTTAAAGTAAAAGTTGAAAAAGTCTATGTAATGAATATGAAGCCAAAACCAAAACGATTGGGAAGAAGTGAAGGATATTCCCGCAGTTGGAAAAAAGCTATTGTAAAAGTAGGAGAAGGTTACGTCATAAGAGAATTGCAAGGCAGTTTGTAA
- the rplD gene encoding 50S ribosomal protein L4, with product MAQVDVYNIKGEKVDTLELKDEVFNIEPNMDVLYRYVDMQLTNKRAGTASTKTRGEVRGGGRKPWPQKHLGRARAGSIRSPIFRHGGVAFGPKPRKYHKDLNKKMKKLALKSALSVRYKENNLIVLDDIKLEKPRTKDMKEILKKFEVENNKILLVLPYQQEQYKNVKLSARNLQKVKILIADNPGQKKTNIDGLNVFDLINNEKIFLTKEMVNKIEEVIG from the coding sequence ATGGCGCAGGTAGATGTATATAACATAAAAGGTGAAAAAGTAGATACCTTAGAATTAAAAGATGAAGTTTTCAATATAGAACCAAACATGGATGTACTCTATAGATATGTTGACATGCAGTTAACTAACAAAAGAGCTGGAACTGCTTCAACAAAAACTAGAGGAGAAGTCAGAGGTGGGGGAAGAAAACCTTGGCCTCAAAAACATCTGGGAAGAGCCAGAGCAGGATCTATAAGATCGCCTATTTTTCGACATGGTGGTGTAGCTTTTGGTCCTAAACCCAGAAAATATCACAAAGATTTAAACAAAAAAATGAAAAAACTTGCTTTGAAGTCAGCTTTAAGTGTTAGATACAAAGAAAACAATCTAATAGTTTTAGATGATATAAAGTTGGAAAAGCCTCGAACAAAAGACATGAAAGAAATTCTAAAGAAATTTGAAGTTGAAAATAACAAAATATTGTTGGTTTTACCTTATCAACAAGAACAATATAAGAATGTAAAACTTTCAGCGAGGAACTTACAAAAAGTTAAGATTTTAATAGCAGATAATCCTGGCCAAAAAAAGACTAATATCGATGGATTAAATGTATTTGATTTAATAAACAATGAAAAAATATTCCTTACAAAGGAAATGGTTAATAAAATAGAGGAGGTGATCGGCTAA
- the rplC gene encoding 50S ribosomal protein L3 — protein MKGILGKKVGMTRIYKGDKAIPVTVIKAGPCVVIQKKTVETDGYNAIQVGFEEIPERKANKPLLGHFKKADVKPYRILREFKVENPDDYEIGQEINVSIFSEGEKIDLVGKSKGRGYSGAMKRWNFGGGESSHGSKFHRALGSTGNATYPAKVFKGKKMPGQYGNERVTIQNSEVVYIDVQNNLIAVKGGVPGARGGLVTIREAVKVKRPKTE, from the coding sequence ATGAAAGGTATTTTAGGGAAAAAAGTAGGAATGACTCGTATTTATAAAGGTGATAAAGCCATCCCGGTGACAGTTATAAAAGCTGGACCATGTGTAGTAATACAAAAGAAAACCGTAGAAACAGACGGTTATAATGCTATACAAGTGGGATTTGAAGAAATACCGGAAAGAAAGGCTAATAAACCGTTGTTAGGTCATTTCAAAAAGGCAGATGTAAAACCTTACAGAATTTTAAGAGAATTCAAAGTAGAAAATCCTGACGATTATGAAATTGGACAAGAAATTAATGTTTCAATATTTTCCGAAGGAGAAAAGATTGATTTAGTTGGCAAATCTAAAGGTCGCGGTTATTCAGGAGCTATGAAAAGATGGAACTTTGGTGGTGGTGAAAGTAGTCATGGTTCAAAATTTCATAGAGCTTTAGGATCAACTGGAAACGCAACTTATCCAGCAAAAGTTTTTAAGGGGAAAAAGATGCCTGGGCAATACGGTAACGAACGAGTAACCATACAAAATTCAGAGGTAGTATACATTGATGTTCAAAACAATCTAATAGCAGTCAAAGGCGGAGTTCCAGGAGCGAGGGGCGGATTGGTAACAATAAGAGAAGCTGTTAAAGTTAAACGCCCAAAAACGGAGTAA
- the rpsJ gene encoding 30S ribosomal protein S10, giving the protein MASKYIKIRLKGYDHKLLDESSKKIIEAVKDTEAKVSGPIPLPNKRTVYSVIRSPHKYSYSMEQFEKIIHKRVIYIYNASSETVTKLLKVNIPAGVSVDIKA; this is encoded by the coding sequence ATGGCCAGTAAGTACATAAAAATTAGGTTAAAAGGCTACGATCACAAATTGTTAGATGAATCATCAAAAAAGATAATCGAAGCTGTAAAAGATACAGAAGCGAAGGTATCTGGTCCAATCCCCTTACCAAATAAGAGAACAGTTTATTCGGTTATCAGGTCTCCTCATAAATATTCATATTCCATGGAACAGTTTGAAAAAATAATACATAAAAGAGTTATATATATTTACAATGCTTCATCAGAAACTGTTACAAAGCTACTAAAGGTAAACATACCAGCAGGCGTTTCGGTAGATATTAAGGCGTAA